Below is a window of Microcebus murinus isolate Inina chromosome 3, M.murinus_Inina_mat1.0, whole genome shotgun sequence DNA.
gcccaggagtttgaggttgctgtgagctaggctgacgccacggcactcactctagcctgggcaacaaagcgagactctgtctcaaaaaaaaaaaaaaaaaaaaaaaaaaagaatgaatagatTCATGGAACAATATTATTCTGAAATCTGACCTTTAAGAGGGATCCTAAAAACATACTAtctatgtggggtttttttttggtggaggtAGGGAAGATTTGGGGAAAGTGGAAAAGGTTATGTAGCTCTTTAAGAATCAAAAAgcatttcttccagaaaataggaGATAGACAGAAATTTTTTGCAGGTAACTTTAGGAAAATTGGAACTCCCTGATGCGTCCTCTGGATGCGGACAGATCCTGTGTTAGTTACAAGGTTTTGATCAGTGGCTTTTCAGCCTTTTCTGACTGCAACCCAgaataataaattccttttacATTGTGACCCAGAACacatgctctctctttctctctgtcctctctctctcctgtcccctgcccttcccccttctcttCAATCTCTTTCTCCCCCGCCCGGATTCTCTCACACACAGAGAGCGATTCTGTgtctttcatttacaaaaatgtggatttctttttttgaccCACTAAATTGATCTCAATGATaggttgtgtttatttttcccccaGACTGTCCTTTGGAGCAAAGCGAAAGAGACGGCACACGAGTACACGCGGGGGGACCGGGAGATGTTCACCCTGGAGGACACACTGCTGGGCTACCTGGCTGACGGCCTCACGTGGTGTGGAGACACCGGcacttctggtgagggcctggtcCCCCAGGGCTTGCCCAGGGACGTGCAGTGTGAACGGGCAGGCACTGCCAGGGGCTCTGAGAGGCTAGTGTGGAGGAAGGAGCCACAGACACCCACCCTGAGGTCATCTATACCCTTCATGACAAATCAGGCTGATGTAAAAGATTACAGCATTCCCTATGCCGATTCCTGTTTTCCTGCAAAATTGACTTCAGAGTTTGGGATTGCCTGTGCTCCCCGAGTCCTTGGTGCTCCTGTAGCCTGCTTCTGAATTCTTGGTGTTTTGATTTCCGTAAAGGCATCATTCAGGACTAGAGAGTTCTAGGGCAGGATGAGGTCTCAGAAGGACTTAGGCCAAAGTCTTGTCCCACAGAACCACCACAGTAGCCTGGGCTGGGCTTTGTCATCCTTTTCCAGATGTAGCCTCTTCCTGCTCAGAAAGACTGAGAACACCTCACTGGGGGAAGGTGTTTTCTACTCAGAAAACCCTATTGAGCcagattttacttcttttttttttctttccctttttatttatgtgctggatatttttcctttatattgttgtatccttatttttattgcttttgacTATTTGTTTGAAAAAGCTTGTCTTATCATAGCTTCTTTATCCCAGGTTTGCATTATTTCAGTTACAAAAATGAAGCAtgcttatttgaaaaaatacttgCATATCATAGAAATgcataaaagtaaaaagtgaagGTGACCCTGCATCCTTCTTCCACCCACAACCTCTGCAGCACTTCTCAAAGGGTAACTGTTGTCAACAATTTGGGACATGTCCTTCCAGACCTTTTTTCATTATGTCTATATaagcttatattaaaaaaatgtatgcatacaGTTCTGCAACTTGCTTTATTCACTTAAAGTTAATAGGTATAAAGATactcatattctttttaaatgatttatcaTTAATCAGTgctattaatggacatttaggttgttttcagtttttgttgcTATCATAACCACTGTTGCAAGAGACACTtcatacacacacgcacgcacacacacacgtctgCATGTTTGAAGAATTACAGAAAGGTAATTGTCTATAAATGGAATTTCAATGTTAAAAGATAAATTGTGATGTAAACTGAAAATGTCATTTACAAGGTGGTAACAGACCgtgtacggtggctcacgcctataatcctagcactctgggaggccgaggcgggcggattgctcaaggtcaggagttcgaaaccagcctgagcaagagtgagaccccccgtctctactataaatagaaagaaattaattggccaaccaatatatatagaaaaaaattagccaggcatggtggcacatgcctgtagtctcagttactcgggaggctgaggcagtaggattgcttgagcccaggagtttgaggttgctgtgagctaggctgacgccaaggcactcactctagcctgggcaacaaagtgagactctgtctcaacaacaacaaaaaaagggtGGTAACAATTTCGTACCCTCATCAAGAGCATATATGTGGTTGTCTATCTACCTAGATCTTCACCAACACTAGATATTAATACTTCAAAAATTTTGGAccaatttgataaagaaaaaaatacttcaatttatttttaatttctttgatggTGAGTTtgagcatatgtatatatattaatggcagatatttctatttcttctataaaCTGTTAGTTCATATATTTTAACCATCTTTATTGGGttatctattattttcttattaatagaagttctttataaattaatagtATTGGGCATTTAGAGTGCCTATGATCTACATGCTTCATGAGTATTCACTCATGCCATTTTACACAGCCCCATGAGGCCTGATGgtggtcccattttacagatgagaagtctgaggcacagagttaagtaacttgtcactcggtaagtggcagagctgagagcaAACCCAGAAAGACTGACTTGAGAAACTGTGCTCTTAACTGCTATGTTGTTCTGTCTGTTTTCTGGCTGAAGGTGgcacctctatttttttttagtttggacTTTCCTTTTTATACTGTTTATAGTCTGTGTTTTGCCACACAGAAATGCAGAAGACCTTTGCTATGGCTCCTGGGTATGGTATCTTTGCTTAGAAAGATTTTCCTTACCTTGAGATTAGGGAAGCATTCGTctatatttttatacactaattttacttttataatatttaaatttatatgtattctgAGTCTTCCCTCCCAGAATAAGATATATAAATGTTTCTCtcgctatttttattttttggttaagttttatagtttttgctatgttccctgtttttctttttaaatttccattttagcaatttaacttttttcttggtcattgatttaacatttttagcttttaaatttatttccaataaACTCTTctcctttggttttatttttcaactcACCACTTCAGTTTTTTCTTGGAATGAAGTGGagatagagaaaatgaaataatctatttttaaaaattgatttacatttcagagttctttatttttgctttctttaaaattgaatcctgtatatgtaattttatttatctgctttcttcttctttgtcctcaatttttgttaattttcaccTTTCTCCCTGTTTTATAGTCTCTATAgtctgatttatatttatttatatcttttttattgtaaatagacaatttttaattgtatatatttatgaggtacaaagtgatgttatgatttataaatataatgtgggataattaaatcaagcttatttacatatccatcacctcaaatacttattttttatagtgagaacatttgaaatttactcttagaAATTTTGGAATGTATAgcacactattattaactatattcaccacaTGGTgcaataaatcttaaaaaaagtCCAAAGTCATGGTGTCTGCTGGGCCATGCTTTCTCTGAACTCTCTAGGGGAAAATCTTTCCTAGTCTCTTCCAGCTTTTTGGGTTGTTGCCAATTATCACTGGTGTTCCTGGGCTTGTAGATGCATTACTCCAACCTTTGCCACTGTTATCACATggtcatcttctccctgtgtgtcttcaTGTCATCTTacctctgtgcatgtctgtctctgtgtccaaatttccccttcttGTAAGAACAGTAGTTATATTGGAGACCCACCCTATTGATCGCATCTTAATttgattacatctacaaagaccctctttccaaataaggtcccattcacaggtaccagggatTAGGATGCAACACGTCTTTTGGGAGGATAGAACCCATAAGAAGGTGGAAGTAAAATAGTGGTGTTTTCTTAGGGTAAGCTCTACACATACACAGAGAGGAAACAGGCAGTTGCCACGCTCTCAGACTTCTGGGACACAAGAGAAGGTTCTAGAGCCTCTCTCCATACACCTTCTCTACCTGCTTGATAACGCAAAGTTGACGTAGGATATTTCCAgattctgcctcctccctccctcccaccccccattcttttttttccttcatgcagGGACTGGGCCCCTAACCCTTTATTAACTATTTCATTTTACATCATATAGTTCTTAGACACAACCTTGGGTCATGTTTTTGAAAGTTTCTTAATTGAAATCATATGTCTTTAAGATGTGtggtgtgatgttttgatatacatagtgAACTGGCTATTACAGTCAAGCTAATTAGCGTATCTCTttacatagttaccatttttttgtggtgatcGCCCCTCTTTTTACCCTCCTTATAGCCAATAAATTGCCAACCTAATCTATTTGCCTGGTAAGTCatcatttctttctatcttgTTACCACTGCTTGAGTCCAGCTTGGTAACATACTCTCTTTTCTTGCTGGGACTTTTGAAGAATTCTTATTGCTCACTTCTTACCCCTTTGGGTCATCTTGCAATCACAGTGTTCTTCCTAAAGCAAAAATATGATTGTATTCATCTCCTCCCTAAAACTTAAGTAGCTCTCTTTCACCGCTAGGGTAAAGTCTAAATTCCTTGGTATGACCTGGCCTCTTGTCTTTCACATACCTCATCTTTCATCATTCCCTTCCTCACCCCTTAAGTTCTGGAAGTACTAATCTAAACCTATTAGGCTGGCCCAcagctctgtgcctttgcacatatTCTCTCTGCGTGGAGCACCCTCCTCTGTCTCCTTTGTCTGAAGattcctattcatccttcaagaccaAGTTCACCGTCAACTTTCCCTGATGACGCTGCACAATCCCCCAATCCAAGTTGATTTTTTCTTTGGTAGATTGCATTCCATCTCTAAAGACAGGACTCTCATCTAATTTATCTCTCTATCCCCAAGACCTAATAAATATTTACGAATTAAGGCAGATATCCTTGGGAGAAATGACACAGAAACCGTGCATTGATGCTCTATGTCTATTGTACTTCACTGAGGACCAAGACTGTTTTGATAGCGGTGAGTGTAGGAAGACTCTGAGCCCGTCTGAGCCTAAAAGTATGGGGACTTAcggaggtggggggaggaaacACTCAACCAGAGAGAGTTGTCAGGAAGCAGAGAAGTGGTCGGCAAGAGTGACCTCTGAGGGCCTGGTTTTACCTCTGATTCTTCCTGGATTTGATGATAATGTTGAGGGCTTGTCTCTGTTGGTTGAACTTTTGCTGCTGCTTCCCAGAATGATGACTTAAAACTTGTCACTGTGTTCCTGTCTGGGGTTTGGAAGGTAAGGTAAGGACTTGGATGGGATTCAGGGGACACTTAGTTAAATTGGGTCTAAATGTGTCCATTCTCCACCCTCCATCTTGGCAGTGATGCCGCTAGAAAATGGCTCCCCTGTGATTGAACAGCCAGGGAAGAATGGAGGTTATTTATGCTCTCTCTTTGCCACtgtaataattttctataaaccatgtattttagaaatgaaCTACCGATCTTGTCCACACTGGAAGAAAGACTGCCCTAATAATCCTGTTTCGGTATTCTGGAAAATGGCTTCCCGGAGGGTAAGTAGCAAGTAGTGAAATTCTAGAACTTTGGAGACCAAAGAACCTAAGAACTCATCCAGTCAGTGGTGGGCTTTAACACTTTTTGGATCATAAACTCTTTTAGGAATGAAAGTGTAGGATAGGATACTTTCCTGAAAAAAAGGTTGGGAAGACATTTCAGAAGattttcacatataattttaGAGCGTTCACAATGGGTGTGTGGGCTCCAGATGAAGAATCTCTGCTCTTACCCATGCTTTGGCTTTGGTTTAATCCTCTGGGCCGAGTGTTGGTCGATCTTATACTCCTGCAACagtcttaatatttatttcattactcTATGAAATGTTTAGGGCAGTGCTGTTGCTAAAAACTTTTAAAGCCAAGTCACATTTTGTATGTATCAAGCACCTACTTATGTTCCTCACTCAGCCCTTGACACTAGGAGGCACAGGTGATGGAAGGTATCCTGTCCTTGTGAGCTACCTGTGCCTCTGTTTGCCAGTCACTCAACAATGTATGCAGATGCCCTTCTTTTGTCAGACcgatctctttctttttctgacaaTAAAGGcagtgttcctttttttttttttttttttgagacagagtcttgctttgttgcccaggctagagtgagtgctgtggtgtcagcctacctcatagcaacctcaatctcctgggctcaagcaatccttctgcctcagcctcccaagtagctgggactagctaattttttctatatatattagttggccaattaatttctttctatttatagtagagatggggtcttgctcttgctcaggctggtttcaaactcctgacctcgagcaatccgcctgcctcagcctcccagagtgctaggattacaggcatgagccaccacacccagcctggcaGTGTTTCTTGATGGTGTGAATCTCCACCTCCATTCAATGCTTCCAACTCATGTGACCTTAAGGCAAACTGACCCAATACTTACTTCGTGGAGGCTCTGGAGAATTATATCTCGCTGGGACCATACTTGGCACCCTTGAAGCAGACTTGAGTTAGCACTCTGATTAATAATAACAACTGGGCTCTGCCCCTCTGCTCACCACCCTCAGAGGAAAGACAGAGGCAGCACTGGATTCAGTGCCAAATCTGTAGTGGTGTTCCTATCGCCTGCAGAATCCAGTCCAGATTCACAGCCCTCCGTGAACTGCCTTATCTAGCCAACGTCCCCATCCGCTGAAGTTTGCGCACAAGCACACCACTGTTCTCTTACACCCTAGGCTTTTCCTGTCACAGCTGCCTCAGCTTTACCTGGTGAAATCCTGTCCGTCCTTTAGGGCTTGGCTTTCGTGCCTTCCATGACACTTGTCCTGTGCTTTTCCAATCTCTGCCACAGAGTATTGGACTCTTTGCTTCcgctttccctcctccctctctccttttccttccacaGATGTTTACTGGGCACCTGTTCCGTGCCACGTACCAGTACGAGCATCCAGGAAGGCCAGGCTCGCGGCTCTCCCGGAGCTCTTAGTGCCGAAGGCTAAACAGACAACCAGCTCATCGTTACAACGCAATCCAGTTTGATAATGTGAATGGGATACTGTCCGGGTTCGGAGAAGGGGACCTGAGCTAGTCCCAGGGCTTGCAGGGAGCATGTAGATTGctttattttgtccattttgttttctcctgtgCTAGCAAAGATTCCTGCTGAAAGTTTGttgcatgaagaaataaaactccttGCTCAAGCATACTCCTTTCTTTGTTCATTCCTTcaatctcccttttctctttgtaCCTTTCCATGACTCAAGCTcaccttttttttctcctcagtttccttgtttgtgaTGTTTCCATTTCCTTTACCCCTGAATCGTCCACCCTGTTCCCATTAAATGAAGGGGACTTCTGACTTCTAAACCACTGAATTTAGTAGCCCTGTGAACAATGACACTAAACTTCGCTGTTCGAACACTTACAGATTGGATCAAATGCTTCAAGAAAAGTGACATGAAGCATAATCCCTCCAATGGCTtggaatgaaaattatataatctgACATTCCTGTCCGAGAACCATATAGGATATTCCCTCCTTGACTAACTATTGCTAAGCCCTGTTTTGAATGGAACTGCTGGGGCATGGGGATTATATTTTCATGCTAAAGAATGGTGgccatttgttttttaagtttgcAGATGCTGCCTGTGGTGTGGTCTATGTCATACTCAATGGCTCCATCAGTAACCCCTTTGACGAAAACAGGTACTCATTCCTTTGCATCCTATTTCCAAGGGTTATCATAGGCTCCTGTTGGATATTTCACCCCTAGCAAGAATATGCTTATCATGTTTCAAGTCAGTTCTGAAAATTTGAGCtaagaaaagtaaacattttgtattttctggaGACCTTCATCTAAGTCAATGCTTTTGTCTGATTTCTCCTTTGCCTAAAATCCGCTAGCAGTCCCGGTGGCCCTTGCCCTGCGTCCAGCCCCTGCTCTGGAGTTTTCCAGGCCTGGTGTAATTTTCTCAGCGTTCTCTCCCATTACACTCCGCCCTGCCCACTCGCCACCTTTGTTCACACGGTTCCCCCGCGTGACCTGCTTCACCTGCTCTCTTCTGCCTGTCCTAGTCCACACCATCCACGAAGATCTGGCCCGACTCCTCTCTTCTTCGTGAAGCATGCGAATCCCAGTTCAGCAGTAAAACTACTGTTGGAACATCAGGAACTGCACTGGGCTCTGGTCTTTATTACCCTGCGCAGGCATTTTCAGCAATGTACTGGAGTGGTTAAAAGCGAGGCTTGCAGAGGTCATTACATATTAcctctgtgaccttaggcagggCATCTAACCTGTGTGATCTCCTATATATGTCCCTGAAGTGGTCACGGTGATATGAAGATTAACTGAGATCATGTATGAGAAATGCTGAGCTGTGTGCCTAACCACAGAGAAAGTTCTCAATGAGTATCAGCTCTTAttctctcatttcatcctcaccacTGAATCTGGCCATGCCCATGTCTTCCTTGTCTCATTTCCTTCTAGACTTACAGTTTTCACCGCATTCATTGCCTTTTTGGCCTTTGTTCTTTAGTCTTTCTCTGCCCAGGGCTGCCTGCGAGGAGGGAGCATATATTATTTTGTCCTGGGAACACTAGCTAccccaaattaatttttcttctctcgtgttttaatatttaattccaCAGAGAAGCATCTGTTCTTTTGTCTTCTTctgatcccagcattttgggtGAATGCATTAACATCccagaaatttattatctgatATTAGGGCTCTAACTATTTGCAATAGGAGTGACAGCTGTCAGAGACTGACAGGGAAGAGTTTAGGAATGTGATTGGGGCAGGCCACCAGGGTCTTTCaaaacagtgcttctcaaacttcactgggcatgagaatcacctgggatTGTTCAACTGCAGATTAATTCAGCAGGTGGTGGTGGGTGAGACGCTGCAGATCTAACTAGATCCCAGGTGTTGCTCATTATGTTGGTCTAAGGACTACTCTTTGAATAGCAAGTATTTAATGAATCAATATCAATGTACAAATTAAGAATCTTATTTTGAGAATCTGGTAATTGAGGGTCACATCGAATGAGAAAAAGTGACTGTTTCTAATGCAAATCATGGGTCAGTTTCAAAGAGTAGGTTCTAACCAGTGGTGTCTTGCCTACTGGTTTTTAACAGAGGATATGGATGCTTTAGTTTGGGGTTGACAATGTTCTTTGTCTCTTCTAATTTAGCACTTTTGGAAGTGTGGAAATCAATAATTTGCGTCCAGAAAAGGTTCAGGCACTACATGCCTGGGTGATACATGATGTCGGAGGAGTTCCCAGGTGAGTCTTACCACTTTGTATGAAAGGGTTGTTTTATGAATCAATCCACAAAAGAAGACACAATCACAGGAATGCATTGGGAACAAACTGGGTCAGGGAATGAATGGAGCCTTCCGCTACCTTTTGCCCATCCCAATAGTCTCTTGATTTTATCTCCATAATGGGTGTCTAACTGCTTCCCACTGCAGCTCCTCTGCTCACCTGGTTGGACATCTTAGAGGTTGGACATCTGCCTCACCCTCTTTATGATAGGGCCTTGCACAGGGTTTGctacaaaaaagaaactaagagaCTCAAGAAATGTTGTGAGatcttataattttaatactttcttcttttttcctcagtGACCCATGCATGACTTCCTCCATAAATAAGCTGAAATCGATTACAAGCCAAAGGAAAATTGCATTTAGGTGCCGGCATAATGCAGGTAATTgattttcttggggaaaaaagggCTGCCTTGCAATTTGTAGGTATTTCCCTCTTCCTTGGCCTCCTCTGAGCCGGGACGGCTGAGTGAATCTCTGCTGGGCCTTGATGGTGATCTCAGATGGTGCCCTGTGGTGATCTCTGTCTTTCCTCACCAGCCTAGCCCAGAGGGTTTTCCTGGCCAGTGGCTTTCACTTGGCCACCTTCCCCCCATCCTCCTGTTTCTTCCCTGCTGGCCCCAAGCAGGACTTGTCTCTGAAGCTGACCCAGACTTTGAGGATATATTTTTCCTGCTTCCCAGTATGAGTGGCTGAATCCAAGGGCTTAGGGGACTGCAAGGTTCCAGGGAGGCAGAATTGTGTTTTGCTAATACCTTTCTCTCAGTTGTCCAATCCTTGTTAGTTGGCACAGTTTTGCATGTGAAGTTTCCTTCGTTAAATCTGGGTGTAGATGCCGAACTTGGTACGATGCCATATGGCAGTCCATCAAGATTTAtcttttttagattaaaaaaaatataaaatctttaaaaaaaaatttactagtaATCCATGTTTATtggagaaaagtttaaaattaaagatcagtatatatatatttttacatcacctgtaattatattttcaaaactgaGACCGCCAACCCCTACTCATTTTTAAGTAGTTTTGGCCAATGATGTAGGTAGAGACTTGTTGCTAGAAGCATCTGTGGGGAGTCTCCCATGTGTGATAACTTAGACCAAGACTGATGCAGGAAGAAAAAGCTTTTCAAAGAATGCAGAAGCTAAAATGCCTAGAATATTTCTTCTGCCTCCTTCATGTCACCACTCTCTGCCACCAAccaaaggcaggaggatagatACAAGGGACTCTCACCGATGGCTCTTCTTGCCCAAATGACCTGAATTCCCTATCACTCAGCTGGCTGTTATCTGGAAACTGCCAGAAAAATCACATAAGCATTCTGCAGCAGTTAGATGggaaaacagaatgaagaatCAACCATGAAAGAAACCTTGCAGACATCTGACCAGTCTGAGTTATTCAAAGATATTTTGCGTGGAGAAAATAGACTACTGGAAACCTCGGAGAAGATTGGGGAATGAAGACGGTCTTCCCTGCAACACTCTTTTATCTTTCCCCTCATATTAAACACTAACCTTTTTCTCATTAATAGTCAGAAGTTGTTTATATTCAATCCCATCAACTACCCTCAATTGTGTCTACTCCAGGCTCCAGGTGAGCTCATTCATTCTCCATCCGGAAAGATTATACAGATGTAGCTTCCATCTGGACTTGTACAGACAGTGGCCCAGGGAAAAAGCAGGTCATTTGTGAGCCAACACTTGTCATTCACAGCAACAGATCATGTGACCTTAAACTTGGGGGATCGAATTTGAAATCACCGTTTATCTTCTCCAACCATATTCAGCATGACCCTCTGAATCACTGCACTCACAGGGCCCTATGATGTATCTAAGAACTGCATGATTTTGAAGGACAGCTATTTTTCTCTAGGGGAGTCCAAAGTGAATGTCATGAATATAGACACAGACTCTAGTTTAAGTCCCTCCATTCCAAACATACATTCTGATCTTAGCAAATTCCTGTTTGGCTATTTTGGAGTGATTATTTAATAAGCAAACAGAAGTGTAATTACATTTATGTGGCTTAGGCTTCCTAATGATTCTAGCGTTACCCTCTCAATAAATCCCACTACTCAGAGACAAATTCTATTAACATGTATATCCTTcaagacttttccttttttttttttttttcatatactcacTCATAGTTCTGATAAAATGTTCTGATAAAAttcctaatatatattttaatcagtgGAAGGAACAGAAGGTAACAATACTTGTTTGGATTACCATAAAAAAAGCAAATGGTCTGCATGCTTAGCAGGTTAGTCCCTCTATtggcatgtaaaaaaaaaaaccactaaaggGTGCTTTAATCTCCCGGTTACTTCAAAATACTGTCTTGTCTCTATACTTCAAAATGTTATCCAACATATGCAAGGTGTGTCCATTTTATTGGAACATTGGATACAAATGCTTCCATATATATGGAGAGATATGATCTTGATGGCAtaattgctatttcttttccaaaactgAATCTCCAATTAGAAATTATCATTAAGAAACATATTCATATTCTCCtcaatttaatataaaacaatggTAGCTTCAAAAATCTTAAATAGTCTTACAAAGATTCCCTTTTTTATAGCAGTATTTCCTTAAAGAAGAGGATCTTTTTTTACCCTAGAACATATATAATCATGGGGGGTCCCCAGGTTACCATATTGGTGAGCACGTCGTGACCCTGTACTTAGAGCTGCTGCACCCACTGGTCATGACAGTTGGCTAGAGATGAGCCAGCCTGAGATGACCCCTCACAAGGGTCATCTGACATCTCTCCCTTTCAGAGCCCAGGGGTGCTGGCAGCTGGTTCTGAGGATTTCTCTCTTGCTTGACTCACATTTAGCAGGATCAGATTTAGCTGCAGTTTAATGAACCACTCTCCCTGCCACCCGCCCCCATGTGCCAGCCACTCCATTGGATCCTGTTGCTTTGCTAtctcatttttatcaaaataatagtCATCCACCTGTTAGATACTTATCTAAGGCTTGTTCTGTGCAAAGGAAGGGTGGTCCTCTTGCTGAGGCCTCTAGCCTTCTCCCAGAGCGTCTGTGACCCCTGTGCTGCCTTTGGCC
It encodes the following:
- the CD38 gene encoding ADP-ribosyl cyclase/cyclic ADP-ribose hydrolase 1 translates to MADERCCRISKKVQICLAVGLLVAVAVLAVVGVLKWLQRPKWNGRGTTDNFAGMVLERCNVYTQMLQPALRNVDCQKIQEAFKSSSISKNPCNITEEDYQPLVKLTTQTIPCGKTVLWSKAKETAHEYTRGDREMFTLEDTLLGYLADGLTWCGDTGTSEMNYRSCPHWKKDCPNNPVSVFWKMASRRFADAACGVVYVILNGSISNPFDENSTFGSVEINNLRPEKVQALHAWVIHDVGGVPSDPCMTSSINKLKSITSQRKIAFRCRHNAGLPHSLRI